The DNA window gccaccacATGCAAAAAAGTCAATAGCCCATGCTCCCTTCCATCAAAGACAGGGATATTGTTCTTCATTATTGTAAACTAATATACGTTCCTGTGTATTCTTTACCCAACTATTTTTTAGGCCGGAACTTTTAATTTGAAACTAGTGCAAAGGCATCAACGGAAACTAGAGGGTTTTCTATCCTCTCAAGGGTAGTAAAAGCAATTTGTTCAATAATTTTCGCCACAAGAAAGCTAATCTTTAAATCCTACTGTTTACCAAGAAACTGCGCGGGAATATTACGCTTTGTGTGATTTATCATTTGTATCGAGTCTTTATTTCAATATGTGTTACGAGAGTCACCTCAAAAAGGCCGCTTGCGAAGGAATCCTGTTTCTTATCTGGTTGGGGGATATTTGCGAACATATATTTGCACATAATTCGATCTATAATTTACCGAGTTCAAAAGAAAATGcctgccgccattttatgctcccgttCAATGCCGAGTTACACAAAGTATAAATTTCCATGGGCTAATTCAAGCGCGTAGCAAGTaaatttttaatcaaatatagTCACTAACGTattagacttcattcgtagattgttatttcgaAGATTccaattatatttttaattattaacaATGACAAAGGCAACTCGTTGGGGGATAATAGCCGTTACGATAGAACCTTTCTTTTTAATTTGACAAAGGGGATAACGTAGATAAATATAATCACAGTGATATAAATATTAGTAAGTAGGAATAGATGGATGAGGTATGACTTTCATAAAAGTGGGTGGCTCCTAGAAGAGCCGTTGTTTGGTGTAAAGGGACTGTATAGTCGCTCTACTTCTTGGCTGGCTTTTTGGCGGCCTTCTTTGCTGCGGGCTTCTTCGCTGCTTTCTTGGCGGCTGGCTTCTTTGCCGCGGCCTTCTTGGGCTTGGCGGCTGCTGGTTTCTTAGCAGCAGGCTTTTTTGCTGCCTTTTTGGGCGACTTGGTTGCCTTCTTAGGTGCCGACTTTTTGGGGGATTTGGCTTTCTTGGCGGCAGGTTTTTTGGCGGCGGGTTTCTTGGCAGCCTTGGGTTTCTTTGCCGCTGGCTTCTTCGCTTTCTTTGGCTTCTCAGCCTTCACGGCCTTGTTCAATTTGAACGAGCCAGAAGCTCCAGTGCCCTTGGTGTGGACTAGAGCGCCTTTCTCGCTCATGCGCTTGAGAGCCATCTTCAGTTGGGTGCCAACTTTGTCTCCGACCTTGTAGTTGGCCTTGATGTATTTCTCGATGGCCTGGCGGGAAGATCCGCCGCGTTCCTTCAGTGCACCGATAGCTGCTGCAACCATCTCGGTGTACTTGGGGTGCTCTGCTGGCTTGGCAGGCTTCTTGGCGGGTTTGGCTTCGGTAGACATATCGATTAGAGTTGTGTTGTTCTCGGTTCGAATGCTAGCGAGTATTGATGTTTGTGCGCCAAACTCCGCGATTATATTCTATGTGTGCGGACCTCTGCGAAACCAGGATCGACACGGACTCgcacaagatggcggcttcgAAGTGTGTTTGTTTGCTTCGTTTATCTCCTTATAGCTCCAATAATATAACATGGTATCTAGAAATACTACCTTACTATCAATAACCAATTATTATACATTATGTCAGACGGTGTTTTAAGTCCAAGTGTTGATAATACAACGAGTTACGATACaaatttgtcaaaattttgcgAACGGAGTTTCGATTCTCGAGGAGTTACACTCAAATGGCTTCAGTAGAAATGCCTTGGTTTTCGTAATAAACCTTTAAGAGCCTTATCTACTTATTGATTTACAATTTTGATTGCTTAGATCTGTAAGAATTCAAGATTTGGTTATACTTTTTGACCATTTACTACAAGATACAAATACAGCCAACTGCCTGTACGATACTCTAAGCAAAACTATCCTTCAGCTTTTTCCATGTAAAAGCATCGTCCTTTAGATAGATAAATACCTGTTATATATTTATAGTACAGAAAGTATAATTGATTATTAaggggttttttttatataatctgTATCTCGGGATTTTCACAGGTTTAGCATAAGGATAGAAATGTGCTATTGACCCGACCAGCGAGaaaatcagaattgtgattcTAGATTACCTATTGCATAGCCGTAGCAGCCCTCGAATTATCgagggggcacgatacagaaacattaagataacattggggggcacagccacgtcattaccccccccccccccccccccagccccaGCTACGACTCTGTATTGGCTTACTTTCTAAAATTTTGTGGCgcaacacaaaaaaaaatatcttatgtTATCGACAGCTCTGCCGACTACGCTCCCTTCAGAAGTTCCAACGTCCCCACCCCTGACGGGGAAAAGCAGTAACCAGTCATCTGAAGGCATGTTCGGTGACATGGAGCTTGCTCTCATACTCGGGGGATTCATTCTCTTCATAGTGCTTACCACTGTCACTGCTGTCAT is part of the Nematostella vectensis chromosome 13, jaNemVect1.1, whole genome shotgun sequence genome and encodes:
- the LOC116615386 gene encoding late histone H1; amino-acid sequence: MSTEAKPAKKPAKPAEHPKYTEMVAAAIGALKERGGSSRQAIEKYIKANYKVGDKVGTQLKMALKRMSEKGALVHTKGTGASGSFKLNKAVKAEKPKKAKKPAAKKPKAAKKPAAKKPAAKKAKSPKKSAPKKATKSPKKAAKKPAAKKPAAAKPKKAAAKKPAAKKAAKKPAAKKAAKKPAKK